GGTTCCATCGGTAATGCCGTCTCTTTAACAGAGGGGAAAAGTACAAACCCTTACTCATTTTGAATCTGTTCATGTGgcaatttttttatgttttatttgtgCATAATTATGTGCTCttttatgatatatatatatatatatatatatatatatacagtagttTTGTTTTGTGTAAAatctaatgtaaaaaaaaaacaaataaaagttTAAGTAAATGCCAAGTTTGTGATGCCTTTGTTTTGGTGATCCACATAGGAAATAATAAGCCGTTTTATTTGGTGTGTTTATATATGCAGAGGACATGATTTCAAAGGCCTACATAATAAAATGCACCATCTCAGGAATGCAATTCACGTGTTAGTTTTACTCTTATCCCATTCTCTGGAAAATTCCTGAATTATTGGATATTTTTTATGAATATGGTAAATTGTTGTAAACAAAAATGTACACTAAATTGTTGCAATTTTTATTGAAAAGTCTGTTTATGCACATCTGCATCTGATAACACAAGCAGATATTGCAAAGACATTGACTCATCCACAGGCATCCACATTGTTGTGTCTAGTTATGTATAGGCGTATACAGTCTAGTCCAATAAGTTCTTTTGCTAGAAGAGGTTCCTCTGATCACACATTGTGTTGCTGTTTGTTTAAATGACAGCTTATAagtagtctgggtaccagtcttcaACTAACATACCACTCCTTGTCACTCCTATCATTTGCCAAAGAGAGCCGTGGAATCTAATGGCTAACCAGAGAAGGCAACCAGGCTAGTTTATAATCTGCTTTTATACTCTCCTTATGCAAGTGATGCTGCTACACAGCTGGCAGCGTTACCATAGCAACAGCATCTGCGCGCACTTTCCTCCTCTTGGATACACATCCTCAATCTGCTTCTGTGATTGGGTGAGCGCTCAGAGGATGTCACTTCGGTTACCGAATGATGGGAAATTTTGCACATGAACGGAAATCCAACCCTTTATTTTACTGGCTGTTTCCGTGTGGCATTCAGATAGTCATGAGTGCGGTTAACAGCAAATATTGGTAGCCATTGGACTCCTTGCACATCTGTCTAGTGGGAAAGACCCGTCTCATTTTCGTTGGTACGGAAGCCGAGAGGGGACCGGTTGATTACACGGCGGCGGTGGGTCTCCACCCGAGAGTATGGCGGTCAGGATTGTATTCGTGAACGCATAAGGAACGGGGAGATGAAAGAGATGGTGAAAAAGCAACGAAACTTATATTAATAGGCCTAACTcttgaatttgtatttatttatttatcaacaTTTGTTGAGATAAAACGCGCAAGTCTTGCAGAATCCATCAGGAACCGTCCTGTTTTTTCTCCAATGTCTTCGCTGGAGcaagttttgtttttttgtgataCATAGAATGGTGAGCTAAGCAGATGAAAAACCACACGTTTCACATTGTCCAGCGTTTTGATACCTtttaatgcatttaaaaaaaaaaaattgcagtcGTTTCGATGCGCATAGCCTAGTAATCAATGTCTGGTGTGCCTGTGGGAATTTCTACAATGAAATCCATCTTCGGGCAGCGAGTCTTTGTGCTCAGCTTTTTATTTGCCATTGCTGAGCGGTGGTAAGAAAGGCTGTATTTTTATATCCGTTCAAAATGGGACTTGAATAAATGCCATTTGCTCGGATATATTTTATTCTATGTCGCGCGGAGAGTGATAGCTTTCGACAATCTCTTGAAATCATCAAATAACAAGGGAGCAATGCGCGAGTACAAAGTGGTGGTCCTCGGCAGCGGTGGGGTCGGGAAATCCGCCCTCACTGTTCAGTTTGTGACCGGGACGTTTATTGAGAAGTACGACCCGACCATAGAAGATTTTTACCGCAAAGAAATCGAGGTGGATTCCTCACCCTCTGTTCTGGAGATTCTTGACACTGCTGGTACCGAACAGTTCGCATCCATGCGGGACCTTTACATAAAAAATGGTCAAGGTTTCATATTGGTCTACAGTCTTGTCAACCAGCAGAGCTTCCAAGACATCAAACCCATGAGGGACCAGATCATCAGAGTGAAAAGGTGAGTGATTTTGGATCAAATCCGTGTATTATGAAaggcctacagtaggcctatatcagaaCTGCAACGTTTCATTGTAAACATGCATAGACGTGGATGATAATTCCTGCTTGCATTTTCCCACGAGCACATCTAATCGGACGCCTATCATATACCccattgacagaaacataattgATCTATGTAATGGTAGGCCTACTACACAATCTATGAAGAAGCACCTTTGTGAAGAGTATACACTCACATAACACTCATTTTGAGGATGTGTCCTGTGGTGATACACAACACACAGGCATAGTGCCTACTTTAGCCTATTCAAGCATTCTGACCCTGCATAGGACTACTACTGCTAAATCTACCCAAGTGGTCCTGTATCATCCAACACTAGCCGATATCCATCTCTCTAAAGGCAATGCAACTGGGTTCTTCAAACGATATAAATGATATATTCAGCGTTGTCTTTACGGCATGCCTGTGTCTTATTTAGCATGATAGGAGACATATGGTTGGTTGGTCATCTGCTATTTTTGCCTGGAGCTCTACAGCCATTTTAGTTTCAAGGCCATGGTGCTATTTCTCCTCAGTTAAACTCTACTGTACCACATCAGGCCTTGTCCATCAGTAGATGTGAGACCAGTTTCCCCTGCACTTTATTACAGTGGAGAGATAGTGTCTATCTGTCTGGCTACCTTGGATGCAGCTCTGCTCTGTGTGTTTGATGGGCTGTCCACAAGACTGTATGCTGGCTGAGCTTAGATGCTGCAACCCCAGTGAAACAGACAGCTGGAATACCCAGGATTCACAGCTCCAGTGACTCTGCGGAGAGAAACAAAGGCCTGATTCTAATAGACAGACAAACCCTCAAAATATAGCTAAAGCAAGGGGGGGTTGGCATGAGTTGCTACATTTGGAGGAGCACACTGAGAAGCCGGTTTCTGAAGAGAGGAAGTTATGTTTTTATTAGAAACATGCAATCTGTTTGGAAAggaagaaaaaaacaaaacaaacaggaATCATACGTATGATAAGCACTGTTATTATAGGGATGCTCCAGACATGAGGTCATCTTTAGTGGCCGCATGTCTCATTGTCCTAGCATTGTCCTAACATGTTTAGAATCATGTTACGACAATGTGACATGCTATCCAGACAACTCGGTATCCCTTAGCGTACCAAAGTCATTCATATAGGTCGAGTGTGCAGTGGCCTAATTTGTGGCAGACTTAAAAAGTGACAACATGAATGAGTCATTCACACTCAAGACCTGGTGACCTGGTTAAGACCCTACACTCCGCCGTATAAATGCTATATTATCGTCAAACTTTGTCTACATTCACATGTTTGTGACTCCCTCTTCTAGAGTTGATGTGAAGTGGGAATCCACTATGCACTGAGCTGTGACAGTGTGGGTTCATCACTCATTGGAGGTGTCGGTGTATCTGCCAGGGTGAATGGAGGAAGTCTGGTGAGCCACAAAGAGACAAGGCTCACTGAGAAACCTCACAATGGAGCAATAGATTAACAACACAAAACTACCAAATTACTCCTCAACGTTTCAGCTGGATCCTCCCATTGACATGTTACACAGCGCCATCCGTCGCTCCGTATGAACATGGCCTCTCAAGTGATCTGATTTCAAATAAGTAGAAATCTCTGTAGTTGAAATTGCATTCTCTCTAATATTTACTATCATCATTGCCATTACCAATTCAGTTCTTCTTCTTCCTGGCTATCTTACCAAATCATAAGTTCATTTTTCCTGGCTAtcttggtgtgtgtttgtttcaatAAATTCATGATCGCTTGGAGTTTGGATTGCATTTAAAACCATTCAAATAAATGTACGACTCCAGATGAAAGAATGAGGTCAGCATGTGTTTCCCCCATAAAAAATGTGAGTACAGGGAGAAAGGTATGTGAGGGAATCTGGAGGGGAGGGAGCGATGCTGCCTAGCTGGCGGGGTGTCAtcccctagtgtgtgtgtgggtgtatgtgtgcacCAGGTGTGGGCCAGCTGTGGTGCGTGGAATCAGACACACACCCAGGgactgcctcctctctcctcaagtCTGGTGTCAACTCCCTAAAGGCGTCAGCATGCGAACGAGTGTTCTCGcaatactcccttaaaagacattCACTTGAAAAACAAGGAAAAAGCGGTACTGTTTGTCAATTTTGAGATGCCGTAGCCATTATACACATCCTCAAAACAGTCAGAATGAacctaagataactcaagaaatctgtcattaatttttACGTTTTTTCCGAGGAGAATTTTACTTCTAAgatgtgcagtatttctcaatattttatttttgcatgaAAACCTGTCGTCTCTCGTTGAAagacaacaaagactttattgaagaatccctactgttgaccaatcaccgacgaaggggcgtagacttcggcttgTATCCAGAAATAATACTGTGTGCCCGAACAGCCGAGAAAATCCTACCCGAAGTCCAAAACGAACataaaacgtcacaaaatgtcgtAATAATATTCTGAACGACCTCTTCCGAACTGTTTTGTCTGGGGAGCATGCGGATGCCTTTAGACACCCAGGTTACCTATTCTACTGTCAGACTATCCAATACCTCATCACAGCCCCACAGGAACAAAGGCAATGCACATTTATGGCGACATGTACAATAAATCACGATAAACACTTTGCATGATAGTTTCCCCTATACAGTGTGTAATCACGCTGTAATACAAATGTATCAACATGTTAGGACTTTGTAATTACATTACATTTCTTCTTGTGAAACAAAAACCTCTGTTCTCCATTACTAAGCAACAACAACACGTTAATAAAAAGTTGTTACTGGGTATTTGCAATGTTATTGCACAGGTTTAACAACAGTAAAGGGTAGCGAGAACACATGTACAGTATTGCAATTTCTACTTTAACGATCGTACTATGGAGTTACGGTTGATGGGATAGTGCGATGTCCTCCAGTCCTACCTCTGAGATTGTGGGGACCCTGTGGTGACTCAATCTCTCCCGTCCCAAACAGTTTGAAGAGAAGAGCATGAG
The Salvelinus fontinalis isolate EN_2023a chromosome 23, ASM2944872v1, whole genome shotgun sequence genome window above contains:
- the LOC129821225 gene encoding ras-related protein Rap-2a, which codes for MREYKVVVLGSGGVGKSALTVQFVTGTFIEKYDPTIEDFYRKEIEVDSSPSVLEILDTAGTEQFASMRDLYIKNGQGFILVYSLVNQQSFQDIKPMRDQIIRVKRYEKVPVILVGNKVDLESEREVSASEGQALAEEWGCPFMETSAKSKTMVDELFAEIVRQMDYAAQPDKDDPCCSSCNIQ